The following proteins are co-located in the Polystyrenella longa genome:
- the mog gene encoding molybdopterin adenylyltransferase has translation MTARIGIVTVSDRASRGDYEDRGGPAIRQYLEEVLTSEWEAVPRVIPDEQQIVENTLVDLVDVEQCSIVITTGGTGPALRDITPEATEAVCQKMMPGFGELMRKVSLEKVPTAILSRQTAGIRGKALLLNLPGQPKAIAECLDAVFPAIPYCIDLLEGPFLTTNEDRIQAFRPRKK, from the coding sequence GTGACTGCCAGAATTGGAATAGTAACTGTCTCTGACCGGGCGAGCCGTGGTGACTATGAAGATCGGGGCGGCCCTGCGATTCGTCAGTACCTGGAGGAAGTTCTCACCTCGGAATGGGAAGCAGTCCCGCGCGTCATTCCCGATGAACAACAGATTGTCGAAAACACGTTGGTAGATTTGGTCGACGTCGAACAGTGCTCTATCGTCATCACGACGGGTGGAACAGGTCCGGCACTTCGTGATATCACTCCCGAAGCGACCGAGGCTGTTTGTCAGAAAATGATGCCCGGATTCGGTGAGCTGATGCGGAAAGTCTCACTCGAAAAAGTTCCGACGGCCATACTCTCGCGGCAAACCGCGGGAATTCGTGGGAAGGCATTGTTACTGAACCTGCCGGGCCAACCTAAAGCAATTGCGGAATGTCTGGACGCCGTCTTTCCGGCGATTCCTTATTGTATCGATCTTTTGGAAGGCCCTTTTCTGACGACCAATGAGGATCGAATTCAGGCATTCCGTCCGCGAAAGAAGTGA
- a CDS encoding glycosyltransferase has translation MPRKIRILFAIGSMGGGGAERQVLQIMKGLDREQFEPVLYLIHHTGELLEEVPTDVPLHVFWERHQGMGLKFPGRIPWTQRRDLIQVMREERIDLVYSRCYLMNLLVSPAATSIGIPHIAAVAVDPEPELKLYRRIRQPWALKWYWRHARRAYQQANVVLTNSNGLRERVLDYFTLSESHVRMIYNLFDVDLIDQRATEPGPSWNGDHFSIVTVARLHAQKGHYYLILAMHWLIYHRGLKQLRLHLVGEGQEEGHLRQLVHRLELDDYVTFAGLKKNPLPMVKQAQLFCLPSLYEGMPNALVEAILCRTPVVSTDCPSGPMEILEEGKWGDLVSPSSYAQLASVIERVVKQDPESNDKLEAARQSMIDRFNHHQGLSQLEDLFRELMAG, from the coding sequence ATGCCTCGCAAAATTCGCATCTTGTTTGCCATCGGCTCGATGGGAGGTGGTGGAGCTGAGCGACAGGTGCTGCAGATTATGAAGGGATTGGATCGGGAGCAGTTCGAACCCGTTCTCTATCTGATCCACCACACCGGGGAACTTTTAGAAGAGGTGCCGACCGATGTCCCCTTGCATGTTTTCTGGGAACGGCACCAAGGGATGGGACTTAAATTTCCCGGCCGGATACCGTGGACGCAGCGGCGCGATTTGATTCAAGTGATGCGAGAGGAACGGATCGATCTAGTCTATTCCCGCTGCTACCTGATGAATCTGCTCGTTTCACCCGCCGCTACCTCGATCGGGATTCCGCATATCGCGGCCGTGGCAGTCGACCCTGAACCTGAGTTGAAGCTGTACCGTCGTATTCGCCAGCCGTGGGCTCTCAAGTGGTATTGGCGACATGCTCGACGAGCTTATCAACAGGCGAATGTTGTCCTCACCAACTCGAACGGATTACGGGAACGAGTCCTCGATTACTTCACTTTGTCTGAATCCCATGTTCGGATGATTTATAATCTGTTCGATGTCGATCTGATCGATCAGCGTGCCACCGAACCGGGCCCCTCCTGGAATGGCGACCATTTCTCAATCGTGACTGTCGCCCGCCTGCATGCTCAAAAAGGACATTACTATTTAATTCTCGCGATGCACTGGCTGATCTATCATCGGGGATTGAAGCAATTGCGGTTGCACCTTGTGGGCGAAGGCCAGGAAGAAGGCCACCTGCGTCAACTGGTTCATCGTCTTGAGTTAGACGACTACGTGACCTTTGCCGGTTTGAAAAAGAACCCCTTGCCGATGGTGAAACAGGCACAGCTATTCTGCCTTCCGTCGTTGTACGAAGGGATGCCCAACGCTCTCGTCGAAGCGATCCTGTGCCGGACGCCCGTCGTCTCGACCGATTGTCCCAGCGGACCAATGGAAATCTTGGAAGAAGGAAAATGGGGCGACCTCGTTTCCCCTTCCAGTTACGCCCAATTGGCGTCGGTTATCGAAAGAGTGGTGAAGCAAGACCCGGAATCCAATGACAAACTAGAGGCCGCGCGGCAATCGATGATCGACCGATTTAATCATCACCAAGGTCTTTCGCAGTTGGAGGACCTATTCCGAGAACTCATGGCTGGTTGA
- a CDS encoding polysaccharide biosynthesis protein, producing MTEPTSENPVKQEGNGGGNSSRWTRLLGRMEWNTAISYTLLAKAWQVLAGPVTVLLIGLYFTLDLQGYYYLFWKLLALQVFVELQLHTVIVNVTSHEWADLKHHPDSGLKGSPAALSRLRSFARLLLLIYGGMTLFFVLVVGVGGTWFLNLHPAEDIHWLLPWWGVVLANAVLVWLVPFHALLEGCEQVATVRKMLFWQAFTSNLVLWATIVTGFNLWTIFFLSLVRLVWELISILSWNRNFFRSIFVPADRDRLCWRTEVWPLQWRIAVKGIFIFFGFQIFEMVMFAYHGAEVAGQMGMTWTVLMALQIGAAAWVQTRVPEFGVLVAQQNYQELDRRFMKLAGISLGLMTAGGLAFVLLVSLLHWQEYAFASRFLPLIPLSLITLAATLSLIPTFQWIYIHAHKQSPHLILSCLSSSVVGALIWWLGKNYGAMGAAAAYLGMVVGFSLPVWTYVWFQCRRDWHQLPESESTSHEFSE from the coding sequence ATGACAGAGCCTACTTCCGAAAACCCAGTCAAACAGGAAGGAAATGGAGGCGGCAACAGCAGTCGCTGGACTCGTCTGTTGGGGCGAATGGAGTGGAATACGGCTATTTCTTACACTTTGCTGGCCAAAGCGTGGCAAGTATTAGCCGGGCCAGTGACTGTTCTTCTCATCGGACTCTATTTTACGCTCGATCTGCAAGGATACTACTACCTCTTTTGGAAATTACTGGCCCTACAGGTTTTTGTCGAACTGCAACTGCACACAGTGATCGTGAATGTCACTAGCCATGAATGGGCCGATCTGAAGCATCATCCCGATTCCGGCCTGAAGGGTTCACCCGCTGCGCTCTCTCGATTGCGATCCTTTGCCCGCTTACTACTCCTGATTTATGGTGGGATGACCCTGTTTTTTGTGTTGGTGGTCGGTGTAGGAGGAACTTGGTTTCTCAATTTGCATCCGGCTGAAGATATTCACTGGCTTTTGCCTTGGTGGGGAGTCGTTCTCGCCAATGCGGTGCTGGTCTGGTTGGTTCCGTTTCACGCATTACTGGAAGGCTGCGAGCAAGTCGCCACCGTTCGCAAAATGCTATTCTGGCAGGCATTCACGAGTAACTTGGTTCTCTGGGCCACTATTGTGACCGGTTTCAATTTGTGGACGATCTTCTTTCTTAGTTTGGTTCGCCTTGTCTGGGAATTGATTTCAATCCTGAGTTGGAATCGAAATTTCTTTCGTTCGATATTTGTGCCCGCTGATAGGGATCGACTCTGTTGGAGAACAGAGGTCTGGCCGCTGCAGTGGCGAATCGCCGTTAAGGGAATCTTCATCTTCTTCGGGTTTCAGATTTTCGAAATGGTGATGTTTGCTTATCACGGGGCCGAGGTCGCCGGGCAGATGGGCATGACCTGGACCGTTTTGATGGCATTACAAATTGGCGCTGCTGCCTGGGTGCAGACGCGTGTGCCCGAATTCGGAGTGTTGGTGGCTCAGCAAAATTATCAGGAACTCGACCGGCGTTTTATGAAACTCGCGGGGATTTCACTTGGATTGATGACTGCGGGGGGACTGGCTTTTGTTCTGCTGGTCAGTCTGCTTCACTGGCAGGAGTACGCGTTCGCTTCCCGGTTTCTCCCACTTATCCCTTTAAGCCTGATTACCCTGGCAGCGACCCTATCATTGATTCCGACCTTCCAGTGGATTTATATCCACGCCCATAAGCAGAGCCCGCATCTCATACTCAGTTGCTTGTCCTCATCCGTTGTCGGTGCGCTCATCTGGTGGCTCGGAAAGAATTACGGGGCGATGGGTGCCGCGGCGGCCTATCTGGGAATGGTGGTTGGGTTTTCACTCCCCGTTTGGACTTATGTCTGGTTTCAATGTCGACGAGACTGGCACCAACTGCCGGAGTCAGAATCAACCAGCCATGAGTTCTCGGAATAG
- the asnB gene encoding asparagine synthase (glutamine-hydrolyzing) — MCGIAGYWLNKPNWNDKQHQTTIKSMVEVLHHRGPDDRGSGWERDTGLAFGHRRLAVQDLSTAGRQPLLSQDGRYLLIYNGEIYNAPLLRRELEQQDISFRGTSDTEVLLEALAAWGLDKTLSKLNGMFAFALWNRRDKKLTLARDRVGIKPLYYGHCRGTLLFASELKALFRFPEFTSELDPAAVTEFFQIGYISAPRSIEKGIHKLPPGTSITFSSAEQNPKPEPYWSLHDTVQQIITDRQEITAESALGDLEFLLTKSVKDRLISDVPIGAFLSGGIDSSLIVALMQRLHGSPVKTFSIGFQEQKYNEAEHARKIAKHLGTDHHELMVDPQMAMDVIPQLASIYDEPFADASQIPTLILSQFARKEVTVALSGDGGDELFAGYQRYPYFVNRWAKVNGLGGPLRGALGKLLSLGSALPVPSRFKQAAQSRAELTGVKSFREYYERFNRHWKHPEEILRPEYFQTPAHSLADPGFSVDEAGWIDWMRYQDLHRYLPDDILTKVDRASMAHGLEVRVPLLDHQLIEWSWQLPGSLKQGNQLSETSQQGKVLLRKLLAKFVPQELFERPKVGFGVPLDHWLRGPLRDWAEERLSVDALESSGILNPTSIRQRWQEHVSGQLDWQYLLWDVLMFQEFLSNREQTV, encoded by the coding sequence ATGTGTGGAATCGCGGGCTACTGGCTGAACAAGCCAAACTGGAATGACAAACAACACCAAACCACGATCAAATCGATGGTTGAGGTTCTGCACCATCGTGGCCCGGATGATCGAGGCAGTGGATGGGAACGAGATACGGGACTGGCCTTCGGACATCGACGATTGGCCGTGCAGGATCTCTCCACTGCGGGACGGCAACCTCTGCTCTCCCAGGACGGTCGCTATCTACTCATCTACAATGGTGAAATATATAATGCCCCCCTGCTCCGCCGAGAATTGGAGCAACAGGATATTTCTTTTCGTGGAACGTCCGACACCGAAGTGCTGCTGGAAGCACTCGCTGCCTGGGGCTTGGATAAGACGCTGAGCAAACTGAACGGGATGTTCGCGTTTGCACTTTGGAATCGCCGCGACAAGAAGTTGACGCTCGCTCGCGACCGCGTCGGTATCAAACCATTGTATTACGGGCATTGTCGGGGAACACTGCTGTTCGCATCGGAACTGAAAGCCTTATTTCGCTTTCCCGAATTCACTTCGGAACTTGACCCCGCGGCTGTCACCGAGTTTTTCCAGATCGGATACATCTCGGCACCTCGCTCCATTGAAAAAGGAATTCATAAGCTGCCCCCGGGCACATCAATCACCTTTTCGTCCGCAGAACAAAATCCGAAACCGGAACCGTACTGGTCACTGCATGATACCGTACAGCAGATCATTACCGATCGGCAGGAAATAACCGCAGAGTCCGCGTTAGGCGATCTGGAATTCTTGCTGACGAAGTCTGTTAAAGATCGCCTGATTTCCGATGTCCCAATTGGAGCTTTTCTATCCGGTGGGATCGATTCCTCGCTGATCGTGGCACTCATGCAAAGATTGCATGGTTCGCCAGTAAAGACATTTTCAATCGGCTTTCAAGAACAGAAATACAACGAAGCAGAGCACGCTCGTAAAATCGCCAAACATCTGGGAACAGACCATCACGAATTGATGGTCGATCCCCAAATGGCCATGGATGTGATACCGCAACTTGCCTCCATTTACGATGAACCGTTTGCCGATGCTTCCCAGATTCCAACATTAATTCTCAGCCAGTTCGCCCGTAAGGAAGTCACGGTCGCGCTTTCAGGCGATGGAGGGGATGAACTCTTTGCCGGATACCAGCGGTATCCCTATTTTGTAAATCGTTGGGCAAAGGTAAATGGCCTCGGTGGACCTCTTCGCGGAGCATTAGGAAAGCTGTTAAGTCTGGGATCAGCCCTGCCCGTGCCTTCACGGTTCAAACAAGCGGCGCAATCCCGGGCAGAACTGACCGGTGTAAAATCGTTTCGAGAATACTACGAGCGGTTTAATCGACATTGGAAACATCCGGAGGAAATCCTGCGGCCCGAGTATTTCCAGACACCGGCACATTCTCTAGCCGATCCCGGATTTTCCGTGGACGAAGCGGGTTGGATTGACTGGATGCGTTATCAAGATCTCCACCGCTATCTGCCCGACGACATTCTGACCAAGGTGGATCGCGCAAGTATGGCCCATGGTTTGGAAGTCCGTGTCCCCCTGCTGGATCATCAACTGATCGAATGGAGCTGGCAACTCCCCGGTTCGTTAAAGCAGGGCAACCAATTGAGCGAGACCTCCCAACAGGGTAAAGTCCTCCTGAGAAAGCTGCTGGCAAAATTTGTTCCCCAGGAACTGTTTGAGCGTCCTAAGGTCGGTTTCGGCGTACCACTCGATCATTGGTTACGCGGACCATTACGTGATTGGGCGGAAGAACGTCTGTCGGTCGACGCCCTCGAATCTTCGGGTATACTGAACCCAACCTCCATTCGCCAACGCTGGCAAGAACACGTCTCAGGACAACTCGATTGGCAGTATCTGCTCTGGGACGTGTTGATGTTCCAGGAATTCCTTTCGAACCGAGAGCAGACTGTTTAA
- a CDS encoding family 10 glycosylhydrolase, producing the protein MEVDFGKDHGQNLGSLFEVYDADGNVVAGAGFVGTYNSYIRNDRERLHFFLKSAEAKPEVEPLLRVNETTGVYLSDLREQLYARGRSAKDDRFYEWNSESADWNVKEEMTQYDFFVAGKILHVEDRKIDYDGETILDLSDQDLIIGERYYAGGYLFLKTYTAERRLETNQLQAIPWSAYQDDLSIDLEKAIALPLRSDKEFVYSFGQLNGDILAATNTGGVYRFRAAKWEPLVEPIMTTSFQVYAMLNYYDRLLMGHYPTGELYEYDGESLILLEDWPPVLSGVSPSAREAQSLMIYGGDLYVGVWPWAEVWRYDQNQQDWVFAKRMFEHPALTDKVVHPYEDETKGVAEVYNLWGQRVTSLITMHDSLYISTSSKSGFAYDPKFDFLSGEELEDYGRVYRLKQPGQLTVPTTWPEGPQKFLFELDDESMRIMQNGKLIAEQKLSTSELIDQQPQRIVWGRGVYGKLSGDLLSRKSNLDQPVVGAYLNFGKLFQSAGTIPEKQKTIDDALDRFQSSGFNTVYPYVTTTSGKVYYPSELLTENLSADFDCVQYLIDQADNRNLQVFPVFCVLSCGHHHPTGILEQHPEWALRTPEGEPMGHISATNPEARDFITSSIKEFVDRYSTEGILLDYLRYYNRPTLLDAASVEVFDEWKQQQAEQDEAELIQQYKETGITELANQISVAVRRGRPEREIAIYSWGPHVADHHQVAQPWPLWSQRGYIDMVNISGYCYPDNYGDKYLDVFKQRIGTALELNKANHGRADVTFCLGVKTSHGKIQSASWIKDYLHIASELGVDGTLLFTWHTLQPWLDEVDREGYISEFQQELQSP; encoded by the coding sequence ATGGAAGTCGACTTCGGTAAGGACCACGGCCAAAACCTGGGTTCGCTCTTTGAGGTATACGACGCGGATGGGAATGTCGTTGCCGGAGCTGGCTTCGTTGGCACTTACAACTCTTACATTCGCAATGATCGCGAACGACTGCATTTCTTTTTGAAATCGGCAGAGGCGAAACCGGAAGTTGAGCCTCTCCTGCGAGTGAACGAGACGACGGGTGTCTATCTGTCCGATCTTCGCGAACAACTCTACGCACGAGGCCGTTCGGCGAAGGATGATCGATTCTACGAATGGAATTCCGAATCGGCCGATTGGAACGTGAAGGAAGAAATGACGCAGTACGACTTTTTCGTCGCCGGGAAAATACTTCACGTAGAAGATCGAAAGATTGATTACGACGGCGAAACGATCCTCGACTTGAGTGATCAGGACTTGATCATCGGAGAACGATACTATGCTGGTGGATATCTCTTCCTGAAAACCTACACGGCTGAACGCCGTTTGGAAACAAATCAACTGCAGGCCATTCCCTGGTCCGCTTATCAGGATGATCTCTCGATTGATCTGGAGAAGGCTATTGCATTGCCGTTGCGTTCGGACAAAGAGTTTGTCTATTCCTTTGGCCAATTAAACGGCGACATTCTCGCCGCGACCAACACGGGAGGAGTCTACCGGTTCCGAGCAGCGAAATGGGAACCGTTGGTTGAGCCGATTATGACCACGAGCTTTCAAGTTTACGCGATGCTTAACTATTACGACCGACTGTTGATGGGACATTATCCTACGGGTGAGTTGTATGAGTATGATGGTGAAAGCTTAATCTTACTGGAGGACTGGCCTCCCGTTCTTTCCGGAGTCAGTCCCAGCGCAAGAGAAGCCCAGTCGTTGATGATTTACGGGGGCGACTTGTACGTCGGTGTCTGGCCGTGGGCAGAAGTCTGGCGATACGACCAGAACCAGCAAGACTGGGTCTTTGCTAAGCGGATGTTTGAGCATCCTGCACTTACAGACAAAGTCGTTCACCCCTATGAAGATGAAACGAAAGGAGTCGCGGAAGTTTATAACCTGTGGGGACAGCGAGTCACCAGCCTCATTACGATGCACGATTCGTTGTACATTTCGACCTCATCCAAATCGGGATTTGCATACGATCCCAAATTTGATTTCCTCTCCGGCGAAGAATTAGAGGACTATGGTCGTGTCTATCGGTTGAAACAACCGGGACAACTGACCGTTCCCACGACCTGGCCCGAAGGACCGCAGAAATTCCTCTTCGAACTCGACGATGAGTCGATGCGAATCATGCAGAACGGGAAATTGATTGCGGAGCAAAAGCTATCGACCTCGGAGTTAATCGATCAGCAACCACAGCGAATCGTTTGGGGCAGGGGCGTGTATGGAAAATTATCAGGTGATCTACTCAGTCGAAAATCGAATCTCGATCAGCCCGTGGTGGGGGCGTACTTGAACTTTGGCAAACTGTTTCAGTCTGCGGGAACGATCCCGGAAAAACAGAAAACGATTGACGACGCACTCGATCGATTTCAGTCCAGTGGTTTCAATACGGTTTATCCGTATGTGACGACCACTTCCGGTAAAGTGTATTACCCGAGTGAACTGCTTACGGAAAACCTCTCCGCTGATTTTGATTGCGTGCAATACCTGATCGATCAAGCCGATAATAGAAACCTGCAGGTCTTCCCTGTCTTCTGCGTTCTGTCGTGCGGGCATCATCATCCGACAGGAATACTGGAACAGCATCCTGAATGGGCATTGCGTACTCCGGAAGGCGAACCGATGGGCCATATCTCCGCGACGAATCCCGAGGCACGAGATTTCATTACTAGTTCGATCAAGGAGTTTGTAGATCGCTACTCGACCGAAGGAATTCTGCTCGACTACCTGCGGTACTACAACCGGCCAACGTTGTTGGATGCAGCATCAGTAGAAGTCTTTGATGAATGGAAACAACAGCAGGCAGAACAAGATGAAGCTGAACTGATTCAACAGTATAAAGAAACCGGTATTACTGAACTGGCAAACCAGATCAGTGTCGCTGTTCGAAGGGGGCGTCCTGAACGGGAGATTGCCATTTATTCTTGGGGACCTCATGTCGCCGATCACCATCAGGTAGCGCAGCCATGGCCACTCTGGTCTCAGCGAGGCTATATCGACATGGTAAATATCTCAGGGTATTGTTATCCCGATAACTACGGTGACAAATACCTGGACGTCTTTAAGCAGCGAATAGGGACCGCATTGGAACTCAATAAGGCGAACCACGGTCGGGCTGATGTGACTTTCTGCTTGGGAGTAAAAACGTCCCACGGAAAGATTCAATCCGCCTCCTGGATTAAGGACTACCTGCACATCGCCAGTGAACTGGGTGTTGATGGAACGTTGTTGTTCACCTGGCATACTCTGCAGCCCTGGTTGGATGAAGTTGATCGTGAAGGCTACATCTCTGAATTCCAACAGGAGCTTCAGTCACCATAA
- a CDS encoding MotA/TolQ/ExbB proton channel family protein has translation MSTLHPTRSTNWLRMIFCSPFLWGSLLSVGFYATIPHIPKYDALLNRYFCNHPLEYATTYLFMVGIAFLGIKSIQMRRQKIAFEIELIEQTYNPNLSALENAQALEMKSEEHMQLFGSSWLLTRLRDTGRYLMGRGNSKGLEEHLKYLAELSIEELQRSYGLLRTIIWAVPILGFLGTVIGITVALANVNLEQIQTSPDQVASGLAIAFDTTALALTLSMGLVFGSFLVERSEQHLLSQVETFGIKVLLPMFSQEEGNTHGLLHVEAEAAQQLMHETESLIKRQTAQWQESLDQMRHSWMEVIDEQKEELTAQLHQGMRETLQNHSDHLQDLRGELVQMVERLGNRVDAQQNLSQDALQVLMDQFLTRLDQSSTVISTEIERAAAGSAGHLEQLQKQEELLLSIISEEKELNHLQRSLAQNLEIVRSTDTFEETLHSLNAAVALLTTKARRAA, from the coding sequence ATGTCGACCCTTCATCCCACTCGTTCCACCAACTGGCTCCGAATGATTTTTTGCTCCCCATTTTTATGGGGAAGTCTGCTGTCGGTCGGTTTTTACGCGACGATTCCTCACATACCTAAATACGATGCACTGCTGAATCGATATTTCTGCAATCACCCGTTGGAATACGCGACCACTTATCTGTTTATGGTGGGGATTGCCTTTTTAGGGATCAAATCGATTCAGATGCGGCGTCAGAAGATCGCCTTCGAAATCGAACTGATCGAGCAGACATATAATCCCAATCTTTCCGCACTGGAAAACGCTCAAGCCCTCGAGATGAAATCGGAAGAGCACATGCAGCTCTTCGGTTCAAGCTGGTTACTCACCCGCTTGCGCGATACGGGTCGATACCTGATGGGTCGGGGAAATAGCAAGGGGCTGGAAGAGCACCTGAAATACCTCGCAGAACTTTCGATTGAAGAGCTCCAGCGAAGTTATGGTTTGCTGCGAACGATCATCTGGGCCGTACCTATTCTCGGTTTTCTGGGTACGGTCATCGGGATTACCGTCGCGCTGGCGAATGTCAATCTCGAACAAATTCAGACCTCTCCCGACCAGGTCGCCAGCGGGCTGGCGATCGCATTCGATACCACGGCTCTGGCGTTGACGTTGTCGATGGGGTTGGTCTTTGGTTCTTTTCTGGTGGAACGATCGGAACAGCATCTGCTTTCCCAAGTGGAAACGTTTGGTATTAAAGTCCTGCTACCGATGTTCTCTCAGGAGGAAGGCAACACGCACGGTCTGTTGCACGTAGAAGCAGAAGCGGCTCAACAGCTCATGCACGAAACGGAATCACTGATCAAGCGGCAGACGGCGCAGTGGCAGGAGTCACTGGATCAAATGCGGCATTCCTGGATGGAAGTCATTGATGAGCAAAAAGAAGAATTGACGGCCCAACTTCATCAGGGCATGCGAGAAACATTACAAAACCATAGCGACCATTTACAGGACTTACGGGGCGAACTGGTTCAGATGGTGGAACGCCTGGGTAACCGGGTAGATGCACAGCAAAACTTGTCACAAGATGCACTGCAGGTGTTGATGGATCAATTTCTGACTCGTTTGGATCAGTCTTCGACCGTGATCAGCACCGAGATCGAACGCGCGGCAGCCGGTAGTGCGGGCCACCTGGAGCAGTTACAGAAACAGGAAGAATTACTGCTGTCGATCATCTCGGAAGAAAAAGAGCTGAACCATTTACAACGGTCGCTGGCCCAGAACCTGGAAATTGTTCGCTCGACAGATACGTTCGAAGAAACATTGCACAGTCTCAACGCAGCCGTCGCCCTGCTGACGACCAAAGCCCGTCGCGCCGCCTGA
- a CDS encoding PP2C family protein-serine/threonine phosphatase, translating into MSTLSENILGGGTWQERLNQIVATMQEMSKHTDPQEMVQAYSRRIREMSPGNRIISLSRRDLDEPWFRVTRYSEWTQDVNPWHEVDSLPMYDRGLFSELIYGNAPKIIDDLVLEPNDPAYQYLEGQGSLIAVPQFENGNALNMTVFAREGTDRFDPEQLPEFVWVSNLFGRATSNLVMAKQLSEAYAQVDFELKRVAEIQHSLLPASLPEISNLKLAAHYETSQRAGGDYYDFFPLPNDKWGILIADVSGHGTPAAVMMAVLHSIAHSYDHEDSRHAAPFLDFVNKKLCQRYTEDSGTFVTAFYAIYDPHTYRLTYSSAGHNPPRLRHCDNEIVEALDQAQSLPLGVIEHAEYHDARKILKPNDRIIFYTDGIVEAGNHNGVLFGEDRLDSVLAKCKQDPQEIITDLLEKLKSFTSDMPPLDDRTLLTARVL; encoded by the coding sequence ATGTCGACGTTATCTGAAAATATCCTCGGAGGAGGAACCTGGCAGGAACGGTTAAATCAAATTGTCGCCACCATGCAGGAGATGTCCAAGCACACCGATCCGCAGGAGATGGTACAGGCCTATTCACGCCGAATCCGAGAGATGTCCCCGGGAAATCGGATCATTTCTCTCAGTCGTCGAGACCTGGATGAGCCTTGGTTCCGGGTGACCCGCTACAGCGAATGGACACAGGACGTAAACCCCTGGCATGAAGTCGACTCGCTTCCCATGTACGATCGGGGACTGTTTTCAGAACTGATCTACGGCAACGCGCCTAAAATTATTGACGATCTCGTGCTTGAGCCTAACGATCCTGCGTATCAGTATCTTGAAGGTCAAGGTTCGTTGATCGCCGTTCCTCAGTTTGAAAACGGTAATGCACTCAACATGACGGTCTTCGCTCGTGAGGGTACAGATCGGTTCGATCCTGAACAACTTCCCGAGTTTGTCTGGGTCAGCAATCTATTCGGGCGGGCGACCAGTAACCTGGTGATGGCGAAACAGCTTAGCGAAGCCTACGCGCAAGTCGATTTCGAATTAAAACGAGTTGCTGAAATTCAGCATTCTCTGCTTCCCGCTTCGCTGCCTGAGATATCCAATCTCAAATTGGCCGCTCATTACGAAACGTCTCAGCGGGCAGGGGGAGATTACTACGACTTCTTCCCACTGCCGAATGACAAGTGGGGGATCCTGATCGCTGATGTGAGCGGTCATGGTACGCCTGCTGCCGTTATGATGGCAGTGCTGCACAGTATCGCCCATAGTTACGACCATGAAGACAGTCGGCATGCTGCTCCGTTCCTTGATTTCGTTAACAAAAAATTGTGCCAGCGTTATACCGAAGACTCAGGTACTTTTGTGACTGCGTTCTATGCGATTTACGATCCTCATACCTACCGCCTGACGTACAGCTCAGCCGGACACAACCCTCCGCGTCTGCGGCACTGTGACAATGAAATCGTAGAAGCGCTCGATCAGGCGCAGAGCCTGCCTTTAGGGGTCATCGAGCATGCGGAATATCATGATGCCCGTAAGATTTTGAAGCCGAATGACCGGATCATCTTCTATACCGATGGCATTGTCGAAGCGGGCAACCACAATGGAGTTCTCTTCGGAGAAGATCGCCTCGACAGCGTGCTTGCCAAATGTAAGCAGGACCCGCAGGAGATCATCACCGACTTGCTGGAGAAGTTGAAAAGCTTCACCAGTGATATGCCCCCCCTGGACGACCGGACGCTACTAACAGCGAGAGTACTTTAG